The following proteins are encoded in a genomic region of Clarias gariepinus isolate MV-2021 ecotype Netherlands chromosome 12, CGAR_prim_01v2, whole genome shotgun sequence:
- the samm50l gene encoding sorting and assembly machinery component 50 homolog B yields the protein MGTVHARSLDPVPMHGPDLGVHTDDLEVVEAQQETKKEVLENKDVVVQHVSIEGLGRTKEDYLGYEIADVFSAKNLIDVMRKSHEARMKLLRLGIFKEVEVLIDVSDGDDALPNGLDVTFEVTEMKRVTGSYNTMVGNNEGSMVLGVKLPNMFGRGEKLTFQFSYGTKETSYGLSFFKPQPGYYERNFALNLYKVTGQFPWSSLKETDRGVSTELNFPLWMTNHTLKWEGVWRELSCLARSASFAVREESGHKLKSALSHTMAIDTRNSTILPRKGALLRINQELAGYTGGDTSFLKEDFELQLNKPFLWGSVLSASLWGGMIFPIGGQPISIADKFYLGGPTSVRGFGMYCIGPQSEGDYLGGDAYWAGGLHLYTPLPFRTTRGGFADLFRTHFFLNAGNICNLNYGEGPHAHLQKLAECIRWSYGAGIILRLGNIARLELNYCIPMGVQSGDRICDGVQFGAGIRFL from the exons GTTGTTGTGCAACATGTCAGCATCGAAGGCTTGGGAAGAACTAAAGAGGACTACCTCGGCTATGAGATTGCTGATGTCTTCAgtgcaaaaaatctaattgat GTGATGAGGAAGTCACACGAGGCTCGGATGAAATTGCTTCGTTTGGGCATATTCAAAGAGGTGGAAGTTCTCATTGACGTCTCAGACG GAGATGATGCCTTGCCTAATGGTCTAGATGTTACATTTGAGGTGACAGAGATGAAGAGGGTCACAGGCAGTTATAACACCATGGTTGGAAACAATGAGGGTAGCATG GTGCTTGGCGTTAAATTACCCAACATGTTTGGTCGTGGAGAAAAGCTCACCTTCCAGTTTTCCTACGGGACTAAGGAGACATCATACGGCTTGTCGTTCTTTAAACCTCAGCCTGGATATTACGAACGCAA TTTTGCACTAAACCTTTACAAAGTGACTGGCCAGTTTCCATGGAGTTCACTCAAGGAAACTGACAGGGGAGTTTCCACAGAACTTAAC tTCCCTTTGTGGATGACGAATCACACACTAAAGTGGGAAGGGGTGTGGCGGGAACTGAGCTGCCTCGCACGCAGCGCATCATTTGCTGTTCGAGAAGAAAGTGGCCACAAGCTCAAGTCTGCTCTCTCG CACACGATGGCGATCGACACTAGGAACTCCACCATCCTACCAAGAAAAGGTGCCTTACTGCGGATCAACCAG GAGCTAGCAGGCTACACTGGTGGAGATACAAGTTTCCTGAAGGAAGATTTTGAGCTGCAGTTAAACAAACCATTCCTCTGGGGCTCT GTGCTTTCAGCATCTCTCTGGGGAGGAATGATCTTTCCTATTGGGGGTCAACCCATCTCGATTGCAGACAA GTTCTACCTGGGTGGTCCGACCAGCGTCAGAGGATTCGGCATGTACTGCATCGGCCCTCAGAGTGAAG GTGACTACCTGGGTGGAGACGCATATTGGGCTGGAGGACTCCACCTATACACACCACTCCCTTTCCGCACAACCCGAGGTGGCTTTGCTGAtctcttcagaacacatttctTCCTTAATGCAGGAAATATCTGCAACCTCAACTATG GGGAGGGTCCACATGCACACTTGCAGAAGTTAGCAGAATGTATTCGCTGGTCCTACGGTGCAGGCATCATACTCCGACTGGGAAACATTGCAAGACTAGAGCTCAACTACTGCATTCCCATGGGTGTTCAGAGCGGAGACAG GATATGCGACGGAGTACAGTTTGGAGCTGGGATCCGTTTCCTGTGA